In Prunus dulcis chromosome 2, ALMONDv2, whole genome shotgun sequence, a single genomic region encodes these proteins:
- the LOC117617925 gene encoding TMV resistance protein N-like isoform X1: protein MFFKFLFRFMGSSPLPINFGVEPQLPSDLPPTTTQPPVSSSPSSSSFTHDSSWTYDVFLSFRGEDTRTNFTDHLHEALVRKGIRTFIDRELVRGEEISPALVRAIEESRISLIVFSENYPSSRWCLDELVKILQCKESKQQIVLPIFYKVDPSDVRKQTNSFGDAFKGLIQSKFKDDKKKVLIWKEALRQAANLSGHTFKDGEYEATFINNIVDGILIQVLSSTYWNVAKYPVEIQSHVQDVKKLLDVGGNGRRMVGIWGTSGIGKTTIAKAIWNAIAHEFEGSCFLPNVRENSMPHGGLIKLQKTLLHKYLGNKLKIQSVDEGIGVIKERLRHKKILLILDDVDHLEQLENLAGDDWFGEGSRVIITTKNRGLLENHGIELIYKVKKLDYNQALELFSWHAFGRSEPPKDYLELAQRVIAFADGLPLALTILGSHLRNRSIGSWQVILDGYKGEPYTHIERILQKSYDALDDDAKEVFLDIACFFKDASKDVVLQIVPKNCIEVLVDKAMITVEWDNRILMHDLLEKLGKDIVHKESPNDPGERSRLWFYEDVIQVLMESTGTRKIKGIMVKLPKPAEITLNPECFRNMVNLQIFINHNASLCGDINYLPNALRFIDWPSCQLQSLPPKFQGYCLVEFRMPRSHIRQLEGFKYSPNLTCMNLGGCQFLEKIPDLSGIPNMKYLFLSDCTSLVELDDSVGFLDKLVGLDLEGCVKLMRFATTLILPNLTYMNLRSCQFLEKIPDLSGIRNIKYLFLTDCTSLVSLDDSVGFLDKLVSLDLSGCVNLTKFGRRLRLKSLETLDLEGCASLESFPEIEVKMESLRRLDMEGSGIRELPPSIKHLTGLENLNIERCFNLTRLELRLLHCWSTLRFLDLSGANFVTLPECISKFVSLEYLTLRDCKSVREIPQELLPPRVCWVSLDNCTSLEKFPKLPLSSEVEYLGLMNCVSLRGYDITENSILDQVSSLPHSEFDIDLPGDEVPKWFSCCKDATLVKDDYSSDEEEEDEYSSDEEEEDAYSYARCEVCFEIPPNLDWETLRLAICVVNKGNACGNECFAVTSVHINGKWVGGISMGIEDSNVGLSCIPLLNLRNSAVRWEKQTQLQSVGGN from the exons atgttcttcaaattctTATTCAGGTTTATGGGGAGTTCCCCATTGCCAATTaattttggggtggaacctcaacttccttcagaTCTGCCCCCTACAACCACTCAACCACCagtctcttcttctccttcttcttcttctttcactCATGATTCATCATGGACATATGAtgtgtttttgagttttagaGGTGAGGATACACGCACCAATTTTACAGATCATTTGCACGAGGCTTTAGTCCGTAAGGGAATCCGAACCTTCATTGATCGAGAGCTTGtaagaggagaagaaatatcGCCAGCCCTTGTCAGAGCAATTGAAGAATCAAGAATTTCTCTCATTGTATTCTCTGAAAACTATCCATCTTCGAGGTGGTGCTTGGATGAACTTGTCAAGATCCTTCAATGTAAAGAATCAAAGCAACAAATAGTTTTGCCCATTTTTTACAAGGTGGATCCGTCGGATGTACGAAAGCAAACAAATAGTTTTGGAGATGCATTTAAAGGCCTTATTCAAAGCAAATTCAAGGATGACAAGAAGAAAGTGCTCATATGGAAGGAAGCTCTTAGACAAGCAGCAAATTTGTCCGGACATACTTTCAAGGATGGAGA GTATGAAGCTACATTTATCAACAACATTGTTGATGGAATCTTAATCCAAGTACTGAGCAGCACATATTGGAATGTGGCCAAGTACCCAGTTGAAATTCAGTCTCATGTACAAGATGTGAAAAAGCTTTTAGATGTTGGTGGGAATGGTCGTCGCATGGTTGGGATATGGGGGACATCTGGAATAGGCAAGACAACAATTGCAAAAGCTATATGGAATGCAATTGCCCATGAGTTTGAAGGAAGTTGTTTCTTGCCAAATGTCAGGGAAAATTCAATGCCACATGGAGGCTTAATCAAGCTACAGAAGACTCTTCTTCATAAGTATCTAGGCAACAAGTTGAAAATTCAGAGTGTTGATGAAGGAATCGGTGTTATAAAAGAACGGCTGAGGCATAAAAAGATTCTATTAATTCTTGACGATGTGGACCACTTGGAGCAGTTAGAAAACTTGGCTGGAGATGATTGGTTTGGTGAGGGTAGTAGAGTAATCATTACTACAAAAAATAGGGGATTGCTAGAAAATCATGGGATTGAGTTGATATACAAGGTGAAGAAGTTAGATTACAACCAAGCTCTTGAGCTTTTCAGTTGGCATGCATTCGGAAGGAGTGAACCTCCAAAAGATTATTTGGAACTCGCACAACGTGTAATAGCTTTTGCTGATGGCCTTCCACTAGCTCTAACAATTTTAGGTTCTCATCTTCGTAATAGAAGTATTGGAAGTTGGCAAGTTATATTAGATGGTTACAAAGGAGAACCTTATACGCATATTGAAAGAATACTTCAAAAAAGTTATGATGCCTTGGATGATGACGCAAAAGAAGTTTTTCTCGACATTGCATGTTTCTTCAAGGATGCAAGTAAGGACGTTGTGCTACAAATAGTCCCTAAAAATTGCATTGAAGTACTAGTTGATAAGGCAATGATAACTGTTGAATGGGATAATAGGATTTTAATGCACGACTTGCTAGAAAAACTGGGCAAGGATATAGTTCACAAAGAATCCCCCAATGATCCCGGCGAGCGTAGTAGATTGTGGTTTTACGAGGATGTCATACAAGTTCTAATGGAAAGTACT GGAACAAGAAAGATTAAAGGCATCATGGTGAAGCTTCCAAAACCAGCTGAGATAACTTTGAATCCAGAGTGCTTCCGTAATATGGTGaatcttcaaattttcataaacCATAATGCATCTCTATGTGGGGACATTAACTATCTGCCCAACGCGTTAAGATTTATTGATTGGCCTAGTTGTCAGTTACAATCTTTGCCACCCAAATTTCAAGGATATTGTCTTGTTGAGTTCAGAATGCCACGCAGTCATATCAGACAATTGGAGGGATTTAAG TATTCGCCAAACCTGACATGTATGAATTTGGGTGGTTGTCAATTCTTAGAAAAAATCCCAGACTTATCCGGAATCCCAAACATGAAGTACTTGTTTCTAAGTGACTGTACAAGTTTGGTTGAGCTTGATGATTCTGTTGGATTCCTTGATAAACTTGTTGGTTTGGATCTTGAGGGATGCGTTAAGCTTATGAGGTTCGCAACAACACTTATATTGCCAAACCTGACATATATGAATTTGCGTAGTTGtcaatttttagaaaaaatccCAGACTTATCCGGAATCCGGAACATAAAGTACTTGTTTCTAACTGACTGTACAAGTTTGGTTTCGCTTGATGATTCTGTTGGATTCCTTGATAAACTTGTTAGTTTGGATCTCAGTGGATGCGTTAATCTTACGAAGTTTGGAAGAAGACTTAGATTGAAATCCTTAGAAACACTGGACCTAGAGGGTTGTGCAAGTCTTGAGAGTTTCCCAGAAATAGAAGTGAAGATGGAATCACTAAGAAGATTGGATATGGAAGGAAGTGGCATAAGAGAATTGCCTCCATCAATTAAACATCTTACTGGgcttgaaaatttgaatattgagaGATGCTTCAATCTTACAAGGCTTGAATTACGGCTGCTTCATTGCTGGTCCACATTACGATTTCTTGATCTATCTGGAGCCAATTTTGTCACGCTTCCGGAATGCATTAGCAAATTTGTGAGCTTGGAGTATCTTACCTTGCGTGATTGCAAGAGTGTTCGAGAAATTCCACAAGAACTACTTCCACCAAGAGTATGTTGGGTATCCCTGGATAACTGCACATCATTggaaaaatttccaaaactgCCACTATCATCGGAGGTTGAGTATTTGGGTTTGATGAATTGCGTTAGCCTACGTGGCTATGACATCACAGAAAATAGTATTCTGGATCAG GTATCTTCTCTTCCGCATTCTGAATTTGACATTGATCTTCCAGGCGATGAAGTACCAAAGTGGTTCAGCTGTTGTAAAGATGCAACACTAGTTAAAGACGACTACTCTTCtgatgaggaagaggaagacgaaTACTCTTCtgatgaggaagaggaagacgcATACTCTTATGCTCGATGTGaagtttgttttgaaattccTCCAAATTTAGATTGGGAGACGTTAAGATTGGCTATATGTGTTGTTAATAAGGGAAACGCATGTGGGAATGAATGCTTCGCAGTGACAAGTGTTCAtatcaatggaaaatgggtcGGCGGGATATCTATGGGGATAGAGGACAGTAATGTGGGTCTTAGCTGTATTCCATTATTGAATCTGAGGAACAGCGCAGTACGTTGGGAGAAACAGACGCAATTGCAATCCGTTGGGGGTAATTAG
- the LOC117617925 gene encoding TMV resistance protein N-like isoform X2, which yields MTTQPVSSSPSSSSFTHDSSWTYDVFLSFRGEDTRTNFTDHLHEALVRKGIRTFIDRELVRGEEISPALVRAIEESRISLIVFSENYPSSRWCLDELVKILQCKESKQQIVLPIFYKVDPSDVRKQTNSFGDAFKGLIQSKFKDDKKKVLIWKEALRQAANLSGHTFKDGEYEATFINNIVDGILIQVLSSTYWNVAKYPVEIQSHVQDVKKLLDVGGNGRRMVGIWGTSGIGKTTIAKAIWNAIAHEFEGSCFLPNVRENSMPHGGLIKLQKTLLHKYLGNKLKIQSVDEGIGVIKERLRHKKILLILDDVDHLEQLENLAGDDWFGEGSRVIITTKNRGLLENHGIELIYKVKKLDYNQALELFSWHAFGRSEPPKDYLELAQRVIAFADGLPLALTILGSHLRNRSIGSWQVILDGYKGEPYTHIERILQKSYDALDDDAKEVFLDIACFFKDASKDVVLQIVPKNCIEVLVDKAMITVEWDNRILMHDLLEKLGKDIVHKESPNDPGERSRLWFYEDVIQVLMESTGTRKIKGIMVKLPKPAEITLNPECFRNMVNLQIFINHNASLCGDINYLPNALRFIDWPSCQLQSLPPKFQGYCLVEFRMPRSHIRQLEGFKYSPNLTCMNLGGCQFLEKIPDLSGIPNMKYLFLSDCTSLVELDDSVGFLDKLVGLDLEGCVKLMRFATTLILPNLTYMNLRSCQFLEKIPDLSGIRNIKYLFLTDCTSLVSLDDSVGFLDKLVSLDLSGCVNLTKFGRRLRLKSLETLDLEGCASLESFPEIEVKMESLRRLDMEGSGIRELPPSIKHLTGLENLNIERCFNLTRLELRLLHCWSTLRFLDLSGANFVTLPECISKFVSLEYLTLRDCKSVREIPQELLPPRVCWVSLDNCTSLEKFPKLPLSSEVEYLGLMNCVSLRGYDITENSILDQVSSLPHSEFDIDLPGDEVPKWFSCCKDATLVKDDYSSDEEEEDEYSSDEEEEDAYSYARCEVCFEIPPNLDWETLRLAICVVNKGNACGNECFAVTSVHINGKWVGGISMGIEDSNVGLSCIPLLNLRNSAVRWEKQTQLQSVGGN from the exons ACCagtctcttcttctccttcttcttcttctttcactCATGATTCATCATGGACATATGAtgtgtttttgagttttagaGGTGAGGATACACGCACCAATTTTACAGATCATTTGCACGAGGCTTTAGTCCGTAAGGGAATCCGAACCTTCATTGATCGAGAGCTTGtaagaggagaagaaatatcGCCAGCCCTTGTCAGAGCAATTGAAGAATCAAGAATTTCTCTCATTGTATTCTCTGAAAACTATCCATCTTCGAGGTGGTGCTTGGATGAACTTGTCAAGATCCTTCAATGTAAAGAATCAAAGCAACAAATAGTTTTGCCCATTTTTTACAAGGTGGATCCGTCGGATGTACGAAAGCAAACAAATAGTTTTGGAGATGCATTTAAAGGCCTTATTCAAAGCAAATTCAAGGATGACAAGAAGAAAGTGCTCATATGGAAGGAAGCTCTTAGACAAGCAGCAAATTTGTCCGGACATACTTTCAAGGATGGAGA GTATGAAGCTACATTTATCAACAACATTGTTGATGGAATCTTAATCCAAGTACTGAGCAGCACATATTGGAATGTGGCCAAGTACCCAGTTGAAATTCAGTCTCATGTACAAGATGTGAAAAAGCTTTTAGATGTTGGTGGGAATGGTCGTCGCATGGTTGGGATATGGGGGACATCTGGAATAGGCAAGACAACAATTGCAAAAGCTATATGGAATGCAATTGCCCATGAGTTTGAAGGAAGTTGTTTCTTGCCAAATGTCAGGGAAAATTCAATGCCACATGGAGGCTTAATCAAGCTACAGAAGACTCTTCTTCATAAGTATCTAGGCAACAAGTTGAAAATTCAGAGTGTTGATGAAGGAATCGGTGTTATAAAAGAACGGCTGAGGCATAAAAAGATTCTATTAATTCTTGACGATGTGGACCACTTGGAGCAGTTAGAAAACTTGGCTGGAGATGATTGGTTTGGTGAGGGTAGTAGAGTAATCATTACTACAAAAAATAGGGGATTGCTAGAAAATCATGGGATTGAGTTGATATACAAGGTGAAGAAGTTAGATTACAACCAAGCTCTTGAGCTTTTCAGTTGGCATGCATTCGGAAGGAGTGAACCTCCAAAAGATTATTTGGAACTCGCACAACGTGTAATAGCTTTTGCTGATGGCCTTCCACTAGCTCTAACAATTTTAGGTTCTCATCTTCGTAATAGAAGTATTGGAAGTTGGCAAGTTATATTAGATGGTTACAAAGGAGAACCTTATACGCATATTGAAAGAATACTTCAAAAAAGTTATGATGCCTTGGATGATGACGCAAAAGAAGTTTTTCTCGACATTGCATGTTTCTTCAAGGATGCAAGTAAGGACGTTGTGCTACAAATAGTCCCTAAAAATTGCATTGAAGTACTAGTTGATAAGGCAATGATAACTGTTGAATGGGATAATAGGATTTTAATGCACGACTTGCTAGAAAAACTGGGCAAGGATATAGTTCACAAAGAATCCCCCAATGATCCCGGCGAGCGTAGTAGATTGTGGTTTTACGAGGATGTCATACAAGTTCTAATGGAAAGTACT GGAACAAGAAAGATTAAAGGCATCATGGTGAAGCTTCCAAAACCAGCTGAGATAACTTTGAATCCAGAGTGCTTCCGTAATATGGTGaatcttcaaattttcataaacCATAATGCATCTCTATGTGGGGACATTAACTATCTGCCCAACGCGTTAAGATTTATTGATTGGCCTAGTTGTCAGTTACAATCTTTGCCACCCAAATTTCAAGGATATTGTCTTGTTGAGTTCAGAATGCCACGCAGTCATATCAGACAATTGGAGGGATTTAAG TATTCGCCAAACCTGACATGTATGAATTTGGGTGGTTGTCAATTCTTAGAAAAAATCCCAGACTTATCCGGAATCCCAAACATGAAGTACTTGTTTCTAAGTGACTGTACAAGTTTGGTTGAGCTTGATGATTCTGTTGGATTCCTTGATAAACTTGTTGGTTTGGATCTTGAGGGATGCGTTAAGCTTATGAGGTTCGCAACAACACTTATATTGCCAAACCTGACATATATGAATTTGCGTAGTTGtcaatttttagaaaaaatccCAGACTTATCCGGAATCCGGAACATAAAGTACTTGTTTCTAACTGACTGTACAAGTTTGGTTTCGCTTGATGATTCTGTTGGATTCCTTGATAAACTTGTTAGTTTGGATCTCAGTGGATGCGTTAATCTTACGAAGTTTGGAAGAAGACTTAGATTGAAATCCTTAGAAACACTGGACCTAGAGGGTTGTGCAAGTCTTGAGAGTTTCCCAGAAATAGAAGTGAAGATGGAATCACTAAGAAGATTGGATATGGAAGGAAGTGGCATAAGAGAATTGCCTCCATCAATTAAACATCTTACTGGgcttgaaaatttgaatattgagaGATGCTTCAATCTTACAAGGCTTGAATTACGGCTGCTTCATTGCTGGTCCACATTACGATTTCTTGATCTATCTGGAGCCAATTTTGTCACGCTTCCGGAATGCATTAGCAAATTTGTGAGCTTGGAGTATCTTACCTTGCGTGATTGCAAGAGTGTTCGAGAAATTCCACAAGAACTACTTCCACCAAGAGTATGTTGGGTATCCCTGGATAACTGCACATCATTggaaaaatttccaaaactgCCACTATCATCGGAGGTTGAGTATTTGGGTTTGATGAATTGCGTTAGCCTACGTGGCTATGACATCACAGAAAATAGTATTCTGGATCAG GTATCTTCTCTTCCGCATTCTGAATTTGACATTGATCTTCCAGGCGATGAAGTACCAAAGTGGTTCAGCTGTTGTAAAGATGCAACACTAGTTAAAGACGACTACTCTTCtgatgaggaagaggaagacgaaTACTCTTCtgatgaggaagaggaagacgcATACTCTTATGCTCGATGTGaagtttgttttgaaattccTCCAAATTTAGATTGGGAGACGTTAAGATTGGCTATATGTGTTGTTAATAAGGGAAACGCATGTGGGAATGAATGCTTCGCAGTGACAAGTGTTCAtatcaatggaaaatgggtcGGCGGGATATCTATGGGGATAGAGGACAGTAATGTGGGTCTTAGCTGTATTCCATTATTGAATCTGAGGAACAGCGCAGTACGTTGGGAGAAACAGACGCAATTGCAATCCGTTGGGGGTAATTAG
- the LOC117617925 gene encoding TMV resistance protein N-like isoform X3 — protein MFFKFLFRFMGSSPLPINFGVEPQLPSDLPPTTTQPPVSSSPSSSSFTHDSSWTYDVFLSFRGEDTRTNFTDHLHEALVRKGIRTFIDRELVRGEEISPALVRAIEESRISLIVFSENYPSSRWCLDELVKILQCKESKQQIVLPIFYKVDPSDVRKQTNSFGDAFKGLIQSKFKDDKKKVLIWKEALRQAANLSGHTFKDGEYEATFINNIVDGILIQVLSSTYWNVAKYPVEIQSHVQDVKKLLDVGGNGRRMVGIWGTSGIGKTTIAKAIWNAIAHEFEGSCFLPNVRENSMPHGGLIKLQKTLLHKYLGNKLKIQSVDEGIGVIKERLRHKKILLILDDVDHLEQLENLAGDDWFGEGSRVIITTKNRGLLENHGIELIYKVKKLDYNQALELFSWHAFGRSEPPKDYLELAQRVIAFADGLPLALTILGSHLRNRSIGSWQVILDGYKGEPYTHIERILQKSYDALDDDAKEVFLDIACFFKDASKDVVLQIVPKNCIEVLVDKAMITVEWDNRILMHDLLEKLGKDIVHKESPNDPGERSRLWFYEDVIQVLMESTGTRKIKGIMVKLPKPAEITLNPECFRNMVNLQIFINHNASLCGDINYLPNALRFIDWPSCQLQSLPPKFQGYCLVEFRMPRSHIRQLEGFKYSPNLTCMNLGGCQFLEKIPDLSGIPNMKYLFLSDCTSLVELDDSVGFLDKLVGLDLEGCVKLMRFATTLILPNLTYMNLRSCQFLEKIPDLSGIRNIKYLFLTDCTSLVSLDDSVGFLDKLVSLDLSGCVNLTKFGRRLRLKSLETLDLEGCASLESFPEIEVKMESLRRLDMEGSGIRELPPSIKHLTGLENLNIERCFNLTRLELRLLHCWSTLRFLDLSGANFVTLPECISKFVSLEYLTLRDCKSVREIPQELLPPRVCWVSLDNCTSLEKFPKLPLSSEVEYLGLMNCVSLRGYDITENSILDQAMKYQSGSAVVKMQH, from the exons atgttcttcaaattctTATTCAGGTTTATGGGGAGTTCCCCATTGCCAATTaattttggggtggaacctcaacttccttcagaTCTGCCCCCTACAACCACTCAACCACCagtctcttcttctccttcttcttcttctttcactCATGATTCATCATGGACATATGAtgtgtttttgagttttagaGGTGAGGATACACGCACCAATTTTACAGATCATTTGCACGAGGCTTTAGTCCGTAAGGGAATCCGAACCTTCATTGATCGAGAGCTTGtaagaggagaagaaatatcGCCAGCCCTTGTCAGAGCAATTGAAGAATCAAGAATTTCTCTCATTGTATTCTCTGAAAACTATCCATCTTCGAGGTGGTGCTTGGATGAACTTGTCAAGATCCTTCAATGTAAAGAATCAAAGCAACAAATAGTTTTGCCCATTTTTTACAAGGTGGATCCGTCGGATGTACGAAAGCAAACAAATAGTTTTGGAGATGCATTTAAAGGCCTTATTCAAAGCAAATTCAAGGATGACAAGAAGAAAGTGCTCATATGGAAGGAAGCTCTTAGACAAGCAGCAAATTTGTCCGGACATACTTTCAAGGATGGAGA GTATGAAGCTACATTTATCAACAACATTGTTGATGGAATCTTAATCCAAGTACTGAGCAGCACATATTGGAATGTGGCCAAGTACCCAGTTGAAATTCAGTCTCATGTACAAGATGTGAAAAAGCTTTTAGATGTTGGTGGGAATGGTCGTCGCATGGTTGGGATATGGGGGACATCTGGAATAGGCAAGACAACAATTGCAAAAGCTATATGGAATGCAATTGCCCATGAGTTTGAAGGAAGTTGTTTCTTGCCAAATGTCAGGGAAAATTCAATGCCACATGGAGGCTTAATCAAGCTACAGAAGACTCTTCTTCATAAGTATCTAGGCAACAAGTTGAAAATTCAGAGTGTTGATGAAGGAATCGGTGTTATAAAAGAACGGCTGAGGCATAAAAAGATTCTATTAATTCTTGACGATGTGGACCACTTGGAGCAGTTAGAAAACTTGGCTGGAGATGATTGGTTTGGTGAGGGTAGTAGAGTAATCATTACTACAAAAAATAGGGGATTGCTAGAAAATCATGGGATTGAGTTGATATACAAGGTGAAGAAGTTAGATTACAACCAAGCTCTTGAGCTTTTCAGTTGGCATGCATTCGGAAGGAGTGAACCTCCAAAAGATTATTTGGAACTCGCACAACGTGTAATAGCTTTTGCTGATGGCCTTCCACTAGCTCTAACAATTTTAGGTTCTCATCTTCGTAATAGAAGTATTGGAAGTTGGCAAGTTATATTAGATGGTTACAAAGGAGAACCTTATACGCATATTGAAAGAATACTTCAAAAAAGTTATGATGCCTTGGATGATGACGCAAAAGAAGTTTTTCTCGACATTGCATGTTTCTTCAAGGATGCAAGTAAGGACGTTGTGCTACAAATAGTCCCTAAAAATTGCATTGAAGTACTAGTTGATAAGGCAATGATAACTGTTGAATGGGATAATAGGATTTTAATGCACGACTTGCTAGAAAAACTGGGCAAGGATATAGTTCACAAAGAATCCCCCAATGATCCCGGCGAGCGTAGTAGATTGTGGTTTTACGAGGATGTCATACAAGTTCTAATGGAAAGTACT GGAACAAGAAAGATTAAAGGCATCATGGTGAAGCTTCCAAAACCAGCTGAGATAACTTTGAATCCAGAGTGCTTCCGTAATATGGTGaatcttcaaattttcataaacCATAATGCATCTCTATGTGGGGACATTAACTATCTGCCCAACGCGTTAAGATTTATTGATTGGCCTAGTTGTCAGTTACAATCTTTGCCACCCAAATTTCAAGGATATTGTCTTGTTGAGTTCAGAATGCCACGCAGTCATATCAGACAATTGGAGGGATTTAAG TATTCGCCAAACCTGACATGTATGAATTTGGGTGGTTGTCAATTCTTAGAAAAAATCCCAGACTTATCCGGAATCCCAAACATGAAGTACTTGTTTCTAAGTGACTGTACAAGTTTGGTTGAGCTTGATGATTCTGTTGGATTCCTTGATAAACTTGTTGGTTTGGATCTTGAGGGATGCGTTAAGCTTATGAGGTTCGCAACAACACTTATATTGCCAAACCTGACATATATGAATTTGCGTAGTTGtcaatttttagaaaaaatccCAGACTTATCCGGAATCCGGAACATAAAGTACTTGTTTCTAACTGACTGTACAAGTTTGGTTTCGCTTGATGATTCTGTTGGATTCCTTGATAAACTTGTTAGTTTGGATCTCAGTGGATGCGTTAATCTTACGAAGTTTGGAAGAAGACTTAGATTGAAATCCTTAGAAACACTGGACCTAGAGGGTTGTGCAAGTCTTGAGAGTTTCCCAGAAATAGAAGTGAAGATGGAATCACTAAGAAGATTGGATATGGAAGGAAGTGGCATAAGAGAATTGCCTCCATCAATTAAACATCTTACTGGgcttgaaaatttgaatattgagaGATGCTTCAATCTTACAAGGCTTGAATTACGGCTGCTTCATTGCTGGTCCACATTACGATTTCTTGATCTATCTGGAGCCAATTTTGTCACGCTTCCGGAATGCATTAGCAAATTTGTGAGCTTGGAGTATCTTACCTTGCGTGATTGCAAGAGTGTTCGAGAAATTCCACAAGAACTACTTCCACCAAGAGTATGTTGGGTATCCCTGGATAACTGCACATCATTggaaaaatttccaaaactgCCACTATCATCGGAGGTTGAGTATTTGGGTTTGATGAATTGCGTTAGCCTACGTGGCTATGACATCACAGAAAATAGTATTCTGGATCAG GCGATGAAGTACCAAAGTGGTTCAGCTGTTGTAAAGATGCAACACTAG